GTTCACGCGCGTTTTTACGGTACATCCTGTCTGTTTTGGGGTAATGCTGACTGCTTTTCCTGCCCGTCGCCCGCTTATGCACGGTGTAGAAATGTCCCGGGCAGGCACGACTGGCGTTGCGTGCCAGTCGCCCGAATCCCGGATAACGCGCCGTTGTTGATGACGCAACATCCCGCGCCATCAGCCACTCTTCATCCCCGATGACCTGAAAACAGAGGCTGTCCCTGACTCGTCCAACAAAATCCCAGCCCAGAGAGCGGATGTGATGAAACCAGCTACTGCGAAACCCGGCATCCGTCACAATGATGACCTGTTTATCTTTACCGACAGCCGTTGCCATCTGGTCAAGAAACGCGTTCTGGATGGCAGAGTTGTTCTGGTAGCGGGAGGAAATGACCTTACTCATCAGTGGGATAGCCCTGCCATCACACAATAAGCTTGCCCGCAAAACACTGAGTTCTGATGAAGGATAGCCACTCCAGTCCACGGCAATGACACAAACTGAAAGGCTGTGCGTGAGGCGGGATACAGGCTGCTGGTAGACGGAGGGAATATCACTGAACATCAGGTCGCTGTTGAGGTGCCGATCAACACGCTTAATCTTGTGCTTAACACGTGCGGGGCCTGGCAGGTATCTGCCGATGCTGGTAAGAGAAAGCGAAGCACCACGTGTCAGGGCCACGGTCATATCGAGCAGGGCGTTTTTACGGTACTGATGAATGGAGTTCAGGGACTGGCTGAAAAATTTATGGCAAACTTGTGAAGCAGGCATAGAGGAGTGACCTTACTTTTTGGTGGAACACTAAGTAGATCACAACCTTCTATGCCTGTCTTTATTTATGGGGAGCCGTCAGGCCTTGCGGCTCCTTTTTTATAACCCTAATGCAGTCCCCACCAGCAACCACAGATTCAACGCCACCACCACTACCACGATAGCCCACCCTGCCCGTTTCACAAGAGTGGTATTAACCAGATCGCCCATCAGCGATTTATTGCTGGTAAAGATAAGCAGAGGAACCAGCGCAAGGGCAATACCAAAACTCAGTAATACCTGGCTCATTACCAAGATACGCGTCGGATCCAGCCCCATCAAAATCACAATAAACGATGGCAGCATGGTGACCGCACGACGAACCCACAGGGGAATATGAAAGCGAACAAACCCCTGCATAACGACCTGACCAGCCAGGGTCCCCACCACCGTTGATGAAAGGCCTGCCGCAACCAGGCTCAGACCAAAAATAGTTGCTGCGGCATGGCTGAGTAATGGTTCGAGCGTCAGATATGCCTGATCGAGATCGGCAATACCTGTATGCCCGTTGAAATGAAATGCCGCAGCAGCTGTTGCCATCATCGCCAGATTGACAAAACCGGCGATGGTCATGGCAATCGCCACATCCCATTTCGTCGCAGAATAGCGCTGCTGCCGTGTGCCACCATGCAAGTGCTGCGTTAACGAAGAGTGCAGATAAATCACATGTGGCATGATCGTGGCCCCAAGCACACCAGCTGCGAGAAACACCGCCTCTGAGGTCGGTAAATCAGGAATTATCATCCCTTTA
This sequence is a window from Enterobacter sp. RHBSTW-00994. Protein-coding genes within it:
- a CDS encoding IS4 family transposase, which translates into the protein MPASQVCHKFFSQSLNSIHQYRKNALLDMTVALTRGASLSLTSIGRYLPGPARVKHKIKRVDRHLNSDLMFSDIPSVYQQPVSRLTHSLSVCVIAVDWSGYPSSELSVLRASLLCDGRAIPLMSKVISSRYQNNSAIQNAFLDQMATAVGKDKQVIIVTDAGFRSSWFHHIRSLGWDFVGRVRDSLCFQVIGDEEWLMARDVASSTTARYPGFGRLARNASRACPGHFYTVHKRATGRKSSQHYPKTDRMYRKNAREPWLLFTSLMEYKPREIVKLYSRRMQIEQNFRDEKSERYGLGLRASKSRGEKRLSVLCLVAVLYSIILWLTGYYLESKGINRWFQANSEKSRRVLSYLTLSENVIRQSPGLLSGMNPDRVYADMARAYRNIIMVY
- a CDS encoding Nramp family divalent metal transporter, giving the protein MTNSRVESSSGRAARKLRFALMGPAFIAAIGYIDPGNFATNIQAGASYGYKLLWVVVWANLMAMLIQMLSAKLGIATGKNLAEQIRDHYPRPAVWLYWVQAEIIAMATDLAEFIGAAIGFKLILGVSLLQGAVLTGIATFLILMLQRRGQKPLEKVIGGLLLFVAAAYIVELIFSQPDLAQLSKGMIIPDLPTSEAVFLAAGVLGATIMPHVIYLHSSLTQHLHGGTRQQRYSATKWDVAIAMTIAGFVNLAMMATAAAAFHFNGHTGIADLDQAYLTLEPLLSHAAATIFGLSLVAAGLSSTVVGTLAGQVVMQGFVRFHIPLWVRRAVTMLPSFIVILMGLDPTRILVMSQVLLSFGIALALVPLLIFTSNKSLMGDLVNTTLVKRAGWAIVVVVVALNLWLLVGTALGL